In Calorimonas adulescens, one DNA window encodes the following:
- the hrcA gene encoding heat-inducible transcriptional repressor HrcA, protein MILTGRKKKILEAIIEDYITTAEPVGSRTLAKNYNLGISPATIRNEMSDLEEMGYLEQPHTSAGRIPSDRGYRAYVNEILTNRHKNRTGEGILYLRSLNNGGIEKLLKEVLKIISDVTEYTSIALTPYTVERTIKQVEFLQFNDYSAVVVLVTDSGAIKSTIVKFSNVISSKMIDTLNLHFNRLLKGQSLDKIDEKTVEEIRRSINLPIDVGWLVDVIKNSLISDVETEILLEGTTNFFKFPEYRDIDRVKTILSFFEDTKMIVEMLMPYVNDDISITIGSENKFDEVKDCSIITVTYNIKGKNAGAISIIGPKRMNYDKVINIMDEVGVRLNRILTDYLYGE, encoded by the coding sequence ATGATTCTTACAGGCAGAAAAAAGAAAATACTGGAGGCCATCATAGAAGACTATATCACCACTGCGGAACCTGTAGGGTCAAGGACACTGGCCAAAAATTACAACCTCGGGATAAGTCCGGCAACTATCCGAAATGAGATGTCTGACCTCGAAGAAATGGGATATCTTGAGCAGCCACACACATCGGCTGGCAGGATACCATCAGATAGAGGTTATAGGGCCTATGTGAATGAAATACTTACAAACAGACACAAAAACCGTACAGGAGAAGGTATTTTATATTTGCGGAGTTTAAATAATGGTGGAATAGAAAAACTGCTTAAAGAGGTACTGAAAATAATATCTGATGTTACTGAATACACTTCTATAGCTCTTACACCGTACACTGTAGAACGCACAATAAAACAGGTTGAATTTTTACAATTTAATGATTATTCGGCGGTTGTTGTCCTTGTAACTGACTCGGGGGCGATCAAAAGTACTATTGTAAAGTTTAGTAATGTCATCAGTTCAAAAATGATTGATACTTTGAATTTACATTTTAACCGTTTGCTCAAAGGTCAAAGCTTAGATAAAATCGATGAAAAAACAGTAGAAGAAATTAGGCGATCTATAAATTTACCCATTGATGTGGGTTGGCTTGTAGATGTTATCAAAAATTCATTGATTTCAGATGTTGAAACCGAGATCCTGTTAGAAGGAACAACAAATTTCTTTAAATTTCCCGAATATAGGGATATTGATAGAGTCAAGACTATTCTATCATTCTTTGAAGACACAAAGATGATTGTTGAGATGCTTATGCCGTATGTAAACGACGATATCAGTATAACAATTGGCAGTGAGAACAAATTTGATGAGGTTAAGGATTGTAGTATTATTACAGTTACTTATAACATAAAAGGGAAAAATGCAGGTGCTATAAGTATAATAGGCCCAAAAAGGATGAATTACGACAAGGTAATAAATATAATGGACGAGGTGGGGGTTAGACTTAACCGGATATTAACGGACTATTTATATGGTGAATGA
- the dnaK gene encoding molecular chaperone DnaK — protein sequence MGKVIGIDLGTTFSCMAVMEGGQPVVIPNAEGARTTPSVVAFTKEGEILVGQVARRQAIVNPERTVMSIKRHMGSDYKVKIDNKEYTPQQISAYILMKLKRDAEAYLGEKITQAVITVPAYFNDSQRQATKDAGRIAGLEVLRIINEPTAASLAYGLDKEGTHKIMVYDLGGGTFDVSILEIGEGVFEVLATSGNNHLGGDDFDQRIMDWLVQEFKAETGIDLKNDKMALQRLKEAAEKAKIELSTLTTTEINLPFISADANGPKHLTRTLTRAKFEQLISDLVESTEGPVRQALNDAGLTPVQIDRVLLVGGSTRIPYVQETVKRIMGKEPSKGINPDECVAIGAAIQGAVLSGEVKDIVLLDVTPLSLGIETLGGVFTKIIERNTTIPTKKSQIFTTAADGQTSVEIHVLQGERAMARDNKTLGRFVLDGIPPAPRGVPQIEVTFDIDANGIVHVSAKDLGTGKEQHITITSTTNLTEEEIKRMQDEARKYEEEDKKRREAIEVKNQADSLIYQAEKTLKDYGDKATQAEKDEVNNKINELKKVLDSENVDDIKKASEELSKAVYNITARLYSQTNPNQGAQGQGGGNQGGENINGDYKVE from the coding sequence ATGGGAAAAGTAATTGGCATTGATCTGGGTACAACTTTTTCTTGTATGGCGGTTATGGAAGGAGGCCAGCCAGTTGTCATTCCAAATGCTGAGGGTGCAAGGACTACACCTTCAGTGGTGGCATTCACCAAAGAAGGTGAGATACTTGTGGGCCAGGTTGCACGAAGGCAGGCCATAGTGAATCCCGAGCGCACGGTCATGTCCATAAAAAGGCATATGGGTTCAGATTATAAAGTAAAAATTGATAATAAGGAGTATACGCCACAGCAGATATCAGCATATATATTAATGAAGCTTAAAAGGGATGCAGAAGCATATTTAGGTGAAAAAATAACCCAGGCTGTTATAACTGTACCAGCCTATTTTAATGATAGCCAAAGACAGGCTACAAAAGACGCTGGAAGAATAGCTGGACTTGAAGTATTGAGAATAATCAATGAGCCTACAGCAGCATCTTTGGCGTATGGGCTTGATAAAGAGGGTACTCATAAGATAATGGTTTATGACCTTGGTGGCGGTACCTTTGATGTTTCCATTCTTGAAATTGGAGAGGGTGTTTTTGAGGTCCTGGCTACCAGTGGTAATAATCACCTTGGCGGTGATGATTTTGACCAAAGGATAATGGATTGGCTTGTTCAGGAATTTAAAGCAGAGACAGGGATAGACCTTAAGAACGATAAAATGGCACTTCAGAGATTGAAGGAGGCTGCTGAAAAGGCCAAAATTGAGCTTTCTACGCTTACCACAACTGAAATAAATCTGCCATTTATAAGTGCAGATGCCAATGGGCCAAAACATCTTACAAGGACACTTACAAGGGCAAAGTTTGAACAGCTTATATCTGACCTTGTTGAATCTACAGAGGGACCGGTAAGACAGGCTTTAAATGATGCTGGACTTACACCTGTTCAGATTGACAGAGTTCTTCTTGTTGGTGGTTCTACCCGTATACCTTATGTTCAGGAAACCGTAAAGAGAATTATGGGCAAGGAGCCCTCAAAAGGTATAAATCCTGACGAATGTGTTGCTATAGGTGCAGCAATCCAGGGGGCAGTATTGTCTGGCGAAGTTAAGGATATAGTTCTTCTTGACGTTACACCTCTATCCCTTGGTATTGAAACTTTAGGTGGTGTATTTACTAAGATTATTGAAAGAAATACCACAATACCAACGAAGAAAAGCCAAATATTCACCACTGCTGCTGATGGCCAGACCAGTGTTGAGATACATGTGCTACAGGGCGAAAGGGCTATGGCAAGGGACAATAAGACTCTCGGCAGGTTTGTGCTTGATGGCATTCCACCTGCTCCAAGGGGTGTACCGCAGATAGAGGTTACATTTGATATAGATGCCAATGGTATAGTGCATGTTTCGGCTAAGGATTTGGGAACAGGTAAAGAACAACACATTACAATCACCTCTACAACCAATTTGACGGAAGAAGAAATTAAGAGAATGCAGGACGAAGCCAGAAAATATGAAGAAGAAGACAAAAAACGAAGAGAGGCAATTGAGGTCAAAAACCAGGCTGATTCTCTAATATATCAGGCTGAAAAGACATTAAAGGATTATGGTGATAAAGCTACGCAAGCAGAGAAAGATGAGGTAAATAATAAGATTAATGAACTTAAAAAAGTGCTGGACAGTGAAAATGTAGATGATATTAAAAAGGCTTCAGAAGAATTATCAAAAGCTGTTTATAACATTACAGCAAGACTTTACAGTCAAACCAATCCTAACCAGGGTGCACAGGGCCAGGGTGGCGGTAACCAGGGAGGAGAGAATATAAACGGTGACTATAAAGTAGAATAA
- the grpE gene encoding nucleotide exchange factor GrpE, translated as MENEINAEVTQNDNNTKEQNNEEMAGIVGELNNLKKENEGLKKQLDEYENMLKRAMADYDNYKKRVEREREDIQRYSNEKLIIDLLPIIDNMERAIESFKDNETFKDYYDGMRIVLNQLYKVLEKYDVKEIQALGEEFNPYLHHAIAQVEDDEHKSNTVVEVLLKGYTLKDKVIRPSLVKVAK; from the coding sequence GTGGAAAATGAAATAAATGCTGAAGTAACCCAGAATGATAACAACACTAAAGAACAGAATAATGAAGAGATGGCTGGTATTGTAGGTGAACTCAACAACTTAAAGAAAGAAAATGAAGGCTTAAAGAAACAATTAGATGAATATGAAAACATGCTAAAAAGAGCGATGGCTGACTATGATAACTATAAAAAACGCGTGGAAAGAGAAAGGGAAGACATACAGCGTTATTCCAATGAGAAGCTTATTATTGATTTATTACCAATAATTGACAATATGGAAAGGGCAATTGAATCTTTTAAGGATAATGAGACATTCAAGGATTACTATGATGGGATGAGGATTGTTCTAAATCAGTTATATAAGGTCCTGGAAAAGTATGATGTTAAGGAAATACAGGCCTTAGGAGAGGAGTTTAATCCATATCTTCACCACGCTATAGCACAGGTGGAAGATGATGAACATAAGAGTAATACGGTCGTGGAGGTATTATTAAAAGGATACACACTGAAGGACAAGGTAATCAGACCTAGTTTGGTGAAAGTAGCTAAATAA
- the hemW gene encoding radical SAM family heme chaperone HemW, with product MGPGLYVHIPFCKRKCLYCDFNSYQSKEYLIDDYIDAVLKEADLYPNENGNIETVFIGGGTPTVLSSKQLLKLIGGLRDKFGIRDNVEFTVEANPGTVDRDKLSLLRDLGVNRLSFGVQSMDDRLLKILGRIHDVCDFMENFNEAKKLGFDNINVDLMFGIPGQALYGWIKTLEEVVSLQPEHISCYGLMIEEGTPYYKMYKDNRLSLPDEDTEREMYWKAVQMLESNGYLHYEISNFAKKGYECRHNIIYWCDKPYIGLGAGAHTYYKDYRFANELIPEKYIEFIRNNDNAFTQREYIDKRNEMAEFMFMGLRLINGIKLKEFEDRFGVSLYNAYDNRIAKLLKFGLIELQDDRVYLTKKGIDLSNQVFMEFMN from the coding sequence ATGGGGCCAGGCCTTTATGTCCATATACCGTTTTGTAAAAGAAAATGCCTTTACTGTGATTTTAACTCATACCAGTCAAAAGAGTATTTAATAGATGATTATATAGACGCTGTTTTAAAGGAGGCAGACCTGTATCCCAATGAAAACGGCAATATAGAGACAGTATTTATAGGTGGAGGCACTCCTACAGTCTTATCCTCAAAGCAACTTCTAAAATTGATTGGCGGTTTGCGAGATAAGTTTGGTATAAGGGACAATGTAGAGTTTACGGTAGAAGCAAACCCCGGGACTGTGGATAGAGATAAGCTTAGCCTTTTGAGGGATTTAGGGGTGAACCGTTTGAGTTTCGGGGTGCAGTCCATGGATGACAGACTTCTTAAGATATTGGGAAGAATACATGATGTTTGTGATTTTATGGAAAATTTTAATGAGGCTAAAAAACTTGGTTTTGATAACATAAATGTTGACCTGATGTTTGGAATTCCTGGCCAGGCCTTGTATGGTTGGATTAAAACTTTAGAAGAAGTAGTATCTTTACAGCCAGAACATATATCCTGTTACGGACTTATGATAGAGGAGGGTACCCCATACTACAAAATGTATAAAGACAATAGACTTTCACTACCCGATGAAGACACAGAAAGAGAGATGTACTGGAAAGCTGTACAAATGTTAGAGAGTAATGGATATCTTCATTATGAAATTTCCAACTTTGCTAAAAAGGGGTATGAGTGCAGACACAACATAATTTATTGGTGTGATAAGCCGTATATAGGATTGGGTGCGGGTGCCCATACTTATTATAAAGACTATCGGTTTGCTAATGAACTGATTCCCGAAAAGTATATAGAGTTTATCAGAAATAACGATAATGCGTTTACACAAAGGGAATATATTGATAAAAGGAATGAAATGGCGGAATTTATGTTTATGGGTCTCAGGCTTATAAATGGAATTAAATTAAAAGAATTTGAAGATAGATTTGGTGTATCATTGTATAATGCCTATGACAATAGAATAGCTAAGTTATTGAAATTTGGTTTGATAGAACTTCAGGATGATAGGGTATATTTGACAAAAAAAGGTATAGACCTATCCAATCAGGTATTTATGGAGTTTATGAATTGA
- the rpsU gene encoding 30S ribosomal protein S21, whose product MATEIKIAENESLDNALKRFKRECARSGVLAEVRKREHYESPSVKRKKKSEAARKRKYK is encoded by the coding sequence ATGGCCACAGAAATAAAAATAGCTGAGAATGAGTCTTTGGATAATGCCCTAAAGCGTTTTAAGAGGGAGTGTGCTCGTTCTGGTGTATTGGCAGAAGTGAGGAAGCGTGAGCATTATGAAAGTCCTAGTGTGAAACGTAAGAAAAAATCAGAAGCAGCACGTAAGCGTAAGTATAAATAG
- a CDS encoding histidine triad nucleotide-binding protein encodes MLDCIFCKIINKEIPGDILYEDNDMMAFKDVNPQAPVHFLVVPKKHIENIMALSEGDYELLEKIFKRINLLAKELGIADNGFRIVNNCNQDGGQTVMHLHFHVLGGRFMQWPPG; translated from the coding sequence ATATTGGACTGCATCTTTTGCAAGATAATAAATAAGGAGATACCAGGTGATATCCTCTATGAGGATAATGACATGATGGCTTTCAAAGACGTAAATCCGCAAGCTCCTGTGCATTTTCTTGTTGTCCCTAAAAAACATATAGAGAACATTATGGCATTGAGTGAGGGAGACTATGAACTTCTTGAGAAAATATTTAAAAGGATTAATCTGCTGGCTAAAGAGCTTGGGATTGCGGACAATGGCTTTAGGATTGTGAACAACTGCAACCAAGACGGGGGTCAAACGGTAATGCATCTCCACTTCCATGTGTTGGGAGGGCGTTTCATGCAGTGGCCTCCAGGTTAA
- the dnaJ gene encoding molecular chaperone DnaJ encodes MAEKDYYEILGISRDATEDDIKRAYRNLAKKYHPDLHPGDKEAEQRFKEINEAYEVLSNPEKKAQYDRFGSSAFNGQGFNSDDFGGFDFRGFGGNPFNDIFDMFFGEDFMGRRRETGPVRGRDIREELVLTFEEAAFGTEKTFELTRWETCSVCHGTKTKQGSSPQTCPQCGGSGQIRNVRQTPLGSMTTITTCPRCHGEGKIITDPCPECKGTGKVKRTRRVTVKVPAGVDTGHVMTLRGEGEPGEKGGPPGDLFLNITVKPHPIFKRNGFDIYVNLKVSMFKAALGGEVEIPTLDGKIKYNLPEGTQPGDQIRLKGKGVNKLRGYGRGDEIVTIEVTIPKLTEKQKQLLREIENGSIKTEKNEDKSFFKKMKDTFGGL; translated from the coding sequence ATGGCCGAGAAGGACTATTATGAGATTTTAGGCATAAGCAGAGATGCCACCGAAGATGATATAAAAAGAGCGTACAGGAATCTGGCCAAAAAGTATCATCCAGATCTTCACCCTGGGGACAAAGAGGCTGAACAGCGGTTCAAAGAGATTAACGAGGCCTATGAAGTATTAAGTAACCCGGAAAAAAAGGCGCAATATGATAGATTTGGAAGTTCAGCATTTAACGGTCAGGGCTTCAACTCGGACGACTTTGGTGGTTTTGATTTTAGAGGATTTGGTGGTAATCCTTTTAATGATATTTTTGATATGTTTTTTGGAGAAGACTTCATGGGAAGACGGAGAGAGACAGGCCCTGTACGAGGTAGGGACATAAGGGAAGAGCTGGTTTTGACATTTGAGGAGGCAGCTTTTGGAACAGAAAAAACTTTTGAGTTAACCAGGTGGGAGACATGCAGTGTATGTCATGGTACCAAAACTAAGCAGGGTTCAAGTCCACAGACATGTCCTCAATGCGGTGGTTCGGGGCAAATAAGAAATGTGAGACAGACCCCTTTAGGAAGCATGACAACAATAACAACGTGTCCCAGATGTCATGGCGAGGGAAAGATAATTACTGATCCGTGTCCAGAGTGCAAGGGGACAGGAAAGGTTAAAAGGACCAGGAGAGTAACAGTAAAAGTACCGGCAGGAGTGGATACCGGTCATGTTATGACGCTACGTGGTGAAGGTGAACCAGGAGAAAAAGGAGGTCCTCCAGGAGACCTTTTCTTGAACATTACGGTTAAACCACATCCTATTTTCAAAAGGAATGGTTTCGATATATATGTCAACCTGAAGGTTTCAATGTTTAAGGCAGCATTGGGTGGAGAGGTAGAGATACCAACGCTTGATGGTAAGATAAAATACAATTTGCCGGAGGGTACGCAGCCTGGAGATCAAATAAGATTGAAGGGTAAAGGTGTAAATAAGCTTAGAGGTTACGGCAGAGGAGACGAAATTGTAACTATAGAGGTAACTATTCCAAAACTTACAGAGAAACAAAAACAGCTTTTACGGGAAATAGAAAACGGTAGTATAAAAACAGAGAAAAATGAAGATAAATCTTTCTTTAAAAAGATGAAGGATACTTTTGGGGGGTTGTAA
- the mtaB gene encoding tRNA (N(6)-L-threonylcarbamoyladenosine(37)-C(2))-methylthiotransferase MtaB, which yields MSLNVAFYTLGCKVNQYETEAIMEIFQQRGYNVVNYNSVADIYIINTCTVTGRGDAKSRALVRKALKKNENAIIVLTGCYPQAFLDEAMSIPGVDIITGTDERAGIVELVENCMRDRRKIVKVNDIRKNHRFEKLSVLRNRDRTRAYIKIEDGCDLYCTYCIVPYARGPVRSRPYDEIMHEVKRLADEGFKEVVLTGIHISSYGRDIGDVSLLDVLKGINNIDGIYRIRLSSLEPRILTEEFIKEIASLDKLCRFFHISLQSGCDETLKRMHRRYTTDEYRKIVCNLRKYIPEVGVATDIMVGFPGETDKEFEESYMFVKAMGFSHMHVFQYSPRRGTKAYGYTGQVEKRIKEERSKKMIELAEEMKVEFNKRFLGKTMDVLYENVTKDGFNEGLTDNYIRVLIRSENTLKNEMYKTKLLSLKGLDMIGEIV from the coding sequence GTGTCACTGAATGTTGCATTTTATACCTTAGGGTGCAAGGTAAACCAGTATGAGACAGAGGCTATTATGGAGATTTTTCAGCAAAGGGGCTATAATGTCGTCAATTATAACAGCGTAGCTGATATATATATAATAAATACCTGCACGGTTACAGGTAGAGGGGACGCTAAATCAAGGGCATTGGTGAGAAAGGCTCTCAAAAAAAATGAAAATGCGATTATAGTGTTGACAGGTTGTTATCCACAGGCATTTTTGGATGAGGCTATGTCTATACCTGGTGTAGATATTATTACTGGTACAGATGAAAGGGCTGGGATTGTTGAGTTAGTAGAAAATTGCATGAGAGACCGTCGTAAGATAGTAAAAGTAAATGATATAAGAAAAAATCACAGGTTTGAGAAGTTAAGTGTACTTAGAAACAGGGACAGAACGAGGGCATATATAAAAATAGAGGATGGATGTGACCTGTATTGTACATACTGTATTGTTCCTTATGCTCGCGGACCTGTCAGAAGTAGACCCTATGATGAAATAATGCATGAGGTTAAAAGGTTGGCTGATGAGGGTTTTAAAGAGGTAGTTCTTACGGGTATCCATATATCATCTTATGGGAGGGACATAGGTGATGTTTCTCTTCTTGACGTACTGAAGGGAATTAACAACATTGATGGCATATATAGAATAAGACTTAGCTCTTTGGAACCGCGAATCCTAACAGAAGAGTTTATAAAAGAAATAGCATCCTTGGACAAACTTTGTAGATTTTTTCATATTTCGCTTCAGAGTGGCTGCGATGAGACGCTGAAAAGGATGCATAGAAGATATACAACAGACGAGTATAGAAAAATAGTATGCAATTTAAGAAAATATATACCTGAAGTCGGTGTAGCCACTGACATTATGGTTGGGTTTCCAGGAGAGACGGATAAGGAATTTGAAGAATCCTATATGTTTGTAAAAGCGATGGGATTTTCCCATATGCATGTGTTTCAATATTCGCCCAGAAGGGGTACTAAGGCTTATGGATATACAGGACAGGTGGAAAAGAGGATAAAAGAAGAAAGAAGCAAAAAGATGATTGAACTGGCTGAAGAAATGAAGGTAGAATTTAATAAAAGATTCTTAGGAAAGACAATGGATGTCTTATATGAGAACGTCACTAAAGACGGTTTTAATGAAGGCCTTACTGATAATTATATTCGTGTGCTTATCCGTAGTGAAAATACATTGAAAAATGAGATGTATAAGACAAAACTTTTGAGTTTAAAGGGACTGGATATGATTGGCGAAATAGTGTAA
- the lepA gene encoding translation elongation factor 4, with translation MISERQKSIRNFCIIAHIDHGKSTLADRLIEKTGMLTEREMQDQVLDNMDIERERGITIKLQPVRLVYKRSDGNEYILNLIDTPGHVDFTYEVSRSLSACEGAILVIDATQGIEAQTLANTYLAMEHDLTLIPVINKIDLPSAQPDMVKEEIENVLGIDSSEAILASAKEGIGIDEILEAIVEKIPYPQGNEDAPLRALIFDSYYDNYKGAIAFVRVKEGVVKPGSKIRMMSTGKAFEVTEVGIFRPKAMPCDELRAGDVGYIAASIKNVSDTRVGDTITDDENPASEPLPGFRKIPPMVFSSIYPSDSSRYEDLKAALEKLQLNDASLVFEPDNSIALGFGFRCGFLGLLHMEIVQERLEREYDMDLITTAPSVVYKVTKTNGEVLYLDNPTNFPSPTEIEKMEEPIADATIMLPKEYVGPIMDLCQERRGTYKGMQYLDEKRVILEYELPLNEIIFDFFDALKSRSRGYASLDYELKGYKESSLVKLDILVNGEVVDALSLIVHKDKAYERARKIAVKLKESIPRQLFEIPIQAAIGSKIIARETVKALRKDVLAKCYGGDVSRKKKLLEKQKEGKKRMRKIGEVDIPQEAFMSVLKIGDE, from the coding sequence ATGATCTCAGAGAGGCAAAAGAGTATAAGGAATTTTTGTATAATAGCACATATAGACCATGGAAAATCTACACTGGCGGACAGGCTCATTGAAAAGACAGGAATGCTAACAGAACGGGAAATGCAGGACCAGGTACTGGATAATATGGACATAGAAAGGGAACGGGGTATAACCATAAAGCTACAGCCTGTAAGGTTGGTTTATAAGAGGTCTGACGGCAATGAATATATATTAAACCTAATTGATACTCCAGGACATGTGGACTTTACATATGAGGTTTCACGCAGCCTTTCTGCCTGTGAAGGAGCTATCTTGGTCATAGATGCAACCCAGGGTATAGAGGCACAGACATTGGCAAACACATATTTAGCCATGGAACATGACCTTACCCTGATTCCTGTGATAAACAAGATAGACCTCCCCAGTGCTCAACCGGATATGGTGAAGGAAGAGATAGAAAACGTCCTTGGAATAGACTCCAGTGAAGCTATTCTGGCTTCTGCGAAGGAGGGAATAGGCATTGATGAAATATTGGAAGCAATTGTAGAGAAGATACCATATCCTCAAGGGAATGAGGATGCGCCGTTGAGGGCACTGATATTTGATTCTTACTATGACAACTATAAGGGAGCAATTGCATTTGTCAGGGTAAAAGAGGGCGTTGTAAAACCTGGTTCAAAGATAAGGATGATGTCTACCGGTAAGGCCTTTGAGGTAACAGAGGTAGGGATTTTCAGGCCAAAGGCTATGCCATGCGATGAACTCAGGGCGGGAGATGTTGGCTATATTGCAGCTAGCATTAAAAATGTTTCTGATACCCGTGTGGGAGATACCATAACTGATGATGAAAATCCTGCATCTGAGCCGCTTCCTGGTTTCAGGAAAATACCACCCATGGTGTTTTCAAGTATTTACCCATCTGACAGCAGCAGGTATGAAGATTTAAAGGCGGCCCTTGAAAAGCTTCAACTTAATGATGCCTCTTTAGTGTTTGAACCAGATAACTCCATAGCTCTTGGTTTTGGTTTTAGGTGTGGTTTTCTTGGGCTTCTGCATATGGAGATAGTCCAGGAACGACTGGAGCGGGAATACGATATGGACCTTATTACCACCGCCCCCAGCGTTGTTTACAAGGTCACTAAAACAAATGGGGAAGTTTTATACCTAGATAATCCGACCAATTTTCCAAGCCCTACGGAAATAGAAAAAATGGAGGAGCCTATTGCAGACGCTACAATAATGCTCCCCAAGGAATATGTGGGCCCTATTATGGATCTTTGCCAGGAACGGAGAGGAACATACAAGGGTATGCAGTATCTTGACGAAAAGAGGGTTATCCTTGAGTATGAGCTGCCTTTAAATGAGATTATATTTGACTTTTTTGACGCATTAAAGTCCCGCTCAAGGGGATACGCATCGCTGGATTATGAGCTTAAAGGGTATAAGGAATCATCCCTTGTAAAGTTGGATATCCTTGTGAATGGTGAAGTGGTGGATGCTCTTTCCCTTATTGTTCATAAGGATAAAGCCTATGAAAGGGCAAGAAAAATTGCAGTTAAGCTGAAAGAGTCTATACCAAGGCAGCTTTTTGAGATACCTATACAGGCAGCCATTGGATCTAAGATAATTGCAAGGGAGACGGTAAAGGCCCTGAGAAAAGATGTGCTTGCTAAGTGTTATGGTGGTGACGTATCAAGAAAGAAAAAGCTATTAGAAAAACAAAAAGAGGGTAAAAAGCGTATGAGAAAAATTGGGGAAGTGGATATACCACAGGAGGCATTCATGTCTGTATTAAAGATTGGTGATGAATGA
- the prmA gene encoding 50S ribosomal protein L11 methyltransferase, producing the protein MKWIEIQIKTSKEAVDAVSNILYDAGAEGVVIEDNDIDISSFDWDYVDENVLESLQEDSVATVKGYLAQSSSVPDKISLIKERVNRLPDYNLDKGPGNVETIEVDDEEWSNWKKYYKPIKIGPQIVIKPKWESYLPSDTEKVVEIDPGMAFGTGTHETTYMCINALQKYIKAGMDVIDVGCGSGILAITAVQLGANKVMALDKDEMAVKVAEENIRLNRVEDRVSVRQNNLLDGIDFKGDLVIANIVADAIIKLLPCVGNNLKDKGVFIASGIIKEREKDVMGYVDRCNFSLIERMEMGDWVTLILN; encoded by the coding sequence TTGAAGTGGATTGAAATCCAGATTAAGACCAGTAAAGAAGCGGTGGATGCAGTATCAAATATTTTGTATGATGCTGGTGCAGAAGGTGTAGTTATAGAGGACAATGATATTGATATTAGTAGTTTTGACTGGGATTATGTTGATGAGAATGTGTTGGAAAGTCTCCAGGAAGATTCAGTGGCAACAGTCAAAGGATATCTTGCACAAAGTTCATCAGTGCCTGATAAAATCAGCTTAATAAAGGAAAGGGTTAATAGGCTTCCTGACTATAACCTGGATAAAGGTCCCGGAAATGTAGAAACCATAGAGGTCGATGATGAGGAGTGGTCAAACTGGAAAAAATATTATAAACCCATTAAGATTGGCCCACAAATTGTCATAAAACCAAAATGGGAAAGCTACTTACCTTCGGATACCGAAAAGGTTGTGGAAATTGATCCGGGTATGGCTTTTGGTACGGGTACCCATGAGACTACTTATATGTGCATTAATGCGCTTCAAAAGTATATAAAAGCAGGTATGGATGTTATCGATGTGGGCTGCGGTTCGGGTATACTGGCAATCACTGCAGTGCAGCTTGGGGCAAACAAGGTGATGGCACTGGATAAGGATGAAATGGCCGTTAAGGTTGCCGAAGAAAATATAAGGCTTAACAGGGTTGAAGATAGGGTTTCAGTCAGGCAAAATAATCTGCTCGATGGCATTGATTTTAAAGGAGACCTTGTGATTGCAAATATAGTTGCTGATGCCATTATAAAATTATTACCATGTGTTGGCAACAATTTAAAGGATAAAGGCGTGTTTATAGCCAGTGGTATTATTAAAGAACGCGAAAAAGATGTTATGGGATATGTAGACAGATGCAATTTTTCCCTTATAGAGAGAATGGAAATGGGGGATTGGGTTACATTGATATTGAACTGA